From Triticum urartu cultivar G1812 chromosome 2, Tu2.1, whole genome shotgun sequence, a single genomic window includes:
- the LOC125539291 gene encoding putative RING-H2 finger protein ATL69: MMFGSGMNLLSAALGFGMTAAFVAFVCARFICCRARDADDGAPSPVDFDVDFPADLERPVEDANCGLEPLVIAEIPIMKYSEALYSKDDAQCSICLGEYTEKELLRIIPTCQHNFHRTCLDLWLQKQTTCPICRVSLKELPSGKAAIAPSCSNPQVRPRTENSVNPAPDWLLPVHHSQRSTE; encoded by the exons CAGCGCGGCGCTCGGCTTCGGCATGACCGCCGCCTTCGTCGCGTTCGTCTGCGCGCGGTTCATCTGCTGCCGCGCCCGGGACGCGGACGACGGCGCCCCATCGCCGGTGGACTTTGACGTTGACTTCCCAGCAGATCTCGAACGCCCG GTAGAGGATGCTAATTGTGGGTTGGAACCTTTGGTTATTGCTGAAATTCCTATTATGAAGTACTCTGAGGCTTTATATTCAAAGGATGATGCCCA GTGCTCCATATGTCTAGGTGAATACACTGAGAAAGAGCTTCTAAGAATTATTCCGACATGTCAACATAACTTTCACCGTACCTGCTTAGACTTATGGTTGCAGAAGCAGACTACTTGCCCAATATGCCGGGTCTCGTTGAAAGAGTTGCCTAGCGGCAAAGCTGCCATAGCACCTTCATGTAGCAACCCTCAAGTGCGCCCCCGCACTGAGAACTCTGTTAATCCAGCACCTGACTGGCTCCTCCCTGTTCATCATTCTCAGAGGTCAACAGAATAG